Proteins encoded in a region of the Neodiprion virginianus isolate iyNeoVirg1 chromosome 2, iyNeoVirg1.1, whole genome shotgun sequence genome:
- the LOC124296985 gene encoding WEB family protein At4g27595, chloroplastic isoform X1: MDALDDLEDDLFGTLLGRKNSSAGPEISKSNTQATSGIKKKVVFHDFNEDDPLGDLLSEEEDSQPNTGANIKGSIMSDLFGIKGNDALELNTHQNKSQPKIISSVDNVAAAADKLSAKSGDQSGPSISAPTEITQEIRKAIPLPRSNILTNNAVATSTTDRSGKAGDKSKKSYLMEDLFGNREKDKVPLKDTTVAGLDISEIQKKSEQLSKPNSIGYAPTLSAPRESRRSRRSSGGIIDPLGMFSSPTLASETSTVQNTEVTASKLDYPSSSGLKDARTIVGESVKSNPELPSDDLPEWLGGSKKFSKNVTPAITKSGDKTLNTAHALDTSRDQGVENPEDLPTQSSLDHLQNYPEHLSLMTGIQFDQQATMLSLQQQEHELRTAVTLSRQSEQLNKMIESQRGRLNDQEKQFSLLIKRQIDRQELLEAQMKAQQDRINSHLQALLAQPISVPFMPPTIQNNDLNKGSDENKKDQNTLEVIIRKLETEKLDFENIIDKLKDQHSKEIRIIEESYMRQIEIMNEGSVRLEKRLRQDVESAEADYGAKIQKMKEEQESLKIAHGEELENLKMEHIKQIQEIRNQQHRNIQLVQNEYIETIQNISKAKEIEQQTINSATIQTAALSDTLQVMKNTISEIEELKIKLENSMDESNKAKEYILKQHIDEIKDLKEHLKKQHEALEVDRKDLAEALRHLDGGTVRLISEFDKHTKENLEAENRLKSREETLIRDRELLDQHIQWERNHIQVMKETWIREQERQIKQLSEERNSIATERARLETIQRLKFDNDDVTKAELEATLCTARDATNLANRERQKWRERLNELQIEKQKIKEKENALTLRARELEDLTQSALEKREEGLRALKEAHHLDEQHKAYFGQLQMQSEALAQRENKLAAEKLALARYIRILGLENIERLALRMNQPEKPEKDTGGSEFHTEQHSQYALQFNNFHDSQIITTHFKDIVDPRLVLLKLGLDNELDVTDDCLGTV, translated from the exons ATGGATGCCCTGGACGACCTGGAGGACGATTTATTTGGGACGTTATTAGGGAGGAAAAATTCTTCTGCTGGACcagaaatttcgaaatctAACACACAAGCCACTTCTGGTATAAAGAAGAAAGTTGTGTTTCATG ACTTTAATGAAGATGATCCATTGGGGGATCTGCTCTCAGAGGAGGAAGACTCCCAGCCCAATACTGGTGCCAATATAAAAGGAAGTATCATGTCAGATTTATTTGGTATAAAAGGAAATGATGCTTTGGAATTAAACACTCACCAAAACAAATCTCAACCGAAGATAATTTCATCAGTCGACAatgtagcagcagcagctgaCAAATTATCAGCAAAGTCAGGTGATCAGAGTGGACCATCAATTTCTGCTCCAACTGAAATCACACAGGAGATACGCAAAGCTATCCCCCTTCCACGAAGTAATATACTTACCAATAATGCAGTAGCAACCAGCACTACTGATAGATCTGGTAAAGCTGGGGACAAGTCGAAAAAATCATATCTGATGGAGGATCTGTTTGGTAACAGAGAGAAGGATAAGGTTCCACTTAAAGATACGACTGTTGCCGGATTAGATATATCAGAGATTCAAAAAAAGTCTGAGCAGTTGTCAAAACCAAATTCCATAGGATACGCGCCTACCCTTTCTGCTCCCAGGGAATCTCGCAGAAGTAGGAGAAGCTCTGGCGGGATTATAGATCCTCTTGGGATGTTTTCTTCCCCAACTTTGGCATCCGAGACATCTACGGTACAGAATACCGAG GTAACCGCATCGAAATTGGATTACCCATCATCCTCTGGACTAAAGGATGCTAGAACGATAGTTGGTGAATCTGTTAAAAGCAATCCAGAGTTACCATCCGATGATTTACCTGAGTGGCTAGGTGGTTCGAAAAAGTTTAGCAAAAACGTTACGCCGGCCATAACTAAGTCTGGGGACAAAACTTTGAATACTGCTCACGCATTAGACACATCACGCGATCAAGGAGTTGAGAATCCTGAAGATCTTCCAACTCAATCAAGCTTGGatcatttacaaaattatcCTGAACATTTGTCGTTGATGACTGGCATTCAATTCGATCAGCAGGCAACAATGTTATCTCTGCAACAACAGGAGCATGAGTTGAGGACAGCAGTGACGTTGTCTCGACAAAGTGAGCAGTTAAATAAGATGATTGAAAGCCAAAGAGGAAGGCTTAATGATCAAGAGAAACAGTTTAGTCTACTCATAAAACGTCAAATTGACCGACAAGAATTGCTTGAGGCACAAATGAAGGCACAGCAAGATCGTATAAATAGCCACCTTCAG gcaTTGTTAGCACAACCTATTTCTGTCCCCTTCATGCCACCAACGATTCAGAATAACGATTTAAATAAAGGCAgtgatgaaaacaaaaaagatcaGAACACATTAGAAGTAATTATTCGTAAATTAGAAACCGAGAAACttgactttgaaaatattattgataaattaaaaGATCAGCATTCAAAAGAAATCAGAATAATTGAAGAGTCTTATAT GCGGCAAATAGAAATAATGAATGAAGGATCAGTGAGATTAGAGAAGCGCTTGCGCCAGGATGTAGAATCGGCAGAAGCTGATTATGGGGCTAAAATACAGAAGATGAAAGAAGAGCAGGAAAGTCTGAAAATAGCACATGGTGAGGAATTAGAAAACCTTAAG atGGAACACATAAAACAAATACAAGAAATAAGAAACCAGCAACATCGTAATATACAGCTGGTACAAAATGAGTATATAGAAACTATTCAAAACATCAGTAAGGCCAAAGAGATTGAACAACAAACTATAAATAGTGCCACCATTCAGACTGCAGCTCTTAGTGACACACTGCAAGTcatgaaaaatacaattagTGAGATTGAggagttgaaaattaaactcGAAAATAGTATGGATGAAAGTAACAAAGCCAAGGAATATATTCTAAAGCAGCATATTGACGAAATAAAAG aTTTGAAAGAGCATTTAAAGAAACAACATGAAGCTCTAGAAGTAGATCGTAAGGACTTGGCTGAAGCCCTGCGGCATTTGGATGGTGGAACTGTACGTTTGATATCTGAATTTGATAAACATACTAAGGAAAATTTAGAGGCTGAAAACAGACTTAAAAGTAGAGAGGAAACACTTATTCGGGACAGAGAGTTGCTGGACCAGCATATTCAGTGGGAGCGCAATCATATACAA GTAATGAAAGAAACATGGATCAGAGAACAGGAGCGCCAGATTAAGCAACTCTCTGAAGAACGGAATAGCATCGCAACAGAGAGAGCAAGACTAGAAACAATTCAGAGATTAAAATTCGACAACGACGATGTAACCAAAGCTGAG CTTGAGGCTACTCTTTGCACAGCACGTGATGCCACTAATTTGGCCAACCGAGAAAGGCAGAAATGGAGAGAGAGGCTAAACGAACTTCAGATAGAAAAACAGAAGAtcaaggaaaaagaaaatgcttTAACACTCCGTGCCAGAGAACTCGAAGATTTGACTCAG TCTGCTTtagaaaaacgagaagaagGTCTTAGAGCATTGAAAGAAGCTCACCATCTTGATGAACAGCACAAGGCATACTTTGGTCAGCTACAAATGCAATCAGAAGCATTGGCACAAAGAGAAAACAAACTTGCAGCTGAAAAATTAGCTTTGGCAAGGTATATACGGATTTTGGGGCTAGAAAACAT AGAAAGATTGGCATTGAGGATGAATCAACCAGAGAAACCTGAGAAAGATACAGGCGGGTCAGAGTTCCATACTGAACAGCACTCTCAATATGCCTTgcaattcaacaattttcacgattcccAAATAATTACAACACATTTTAAG GACATCGTAGATCCACGTTTGGTGCTATTAAAATTAGGTTTGGATAACGAGCTAGACGTGACTGATGACTGTCTAGGAACTGTGTAA
- the LOC124296985 gene encoding WEB family protein At4g27595, chloroplastic isoform X3 encodes MDALDDLEDDLFGTLLGRKNSSAGPEISKSNTQATSGIKKKVVFHDFNEDDPLGDLLSEEEDSQPNTGANIKGSIMSDLFGIKGNDALELNTHQNKSQPKIISSVDNVAAAADKLSAKSGDQSGPSISAPTEITQEIRKAIPLPRSNILTNNAVATSTTDRSGKAGDKSKKSYLMEDLFGNREKDKVPLKDTTVAGLDISEIQKKSEQLSKPNSIGYAPTLSAPRESRRSRRSSGGIIDPLGMFSSPTLASETSTVQNTEVTASKLDYPSSSGLKDARTIVGESVKSNPELPSDDLPEWLGGSKKFSKNVTPAITKSGDKTLNTAHALDTSRDQGVENPEDLPTQSSLDHLQNYPEHLSLMTGIQFDQQATMLSLQQQEHELRTAVTLSRQSEQLNKMIESQRGRLNDQEKQFSLLIKRQIDRQELLEAQMKAQQDRINSHLQALLAQPISVPFMPPTIQNNDLNKGSDENKKDQNTLEVIIRKLETEKLDFENIIDKLKDQHSKEIRIIEESYMRQIEIMNEGSVRLEKRLRQDVESAEADYGAKIQKMKEEQESLKIAHGEELENLKMEHIKQIQEIRNQQHRNIQLVQNEYIETIQNISKAKEIEQQTINSATIQTAALSDTLQVMKNTISEIEELKIKLENSMDESNKAKEYILKQHIDEIKDLKEHLKKQHEALEVDRKDLAEALRHLDGGTVRLISEFDKHTKENLEAENRLKSREETLIRDRELLDQHIQWERNHIQVMKETWIREQERQIKQLSEERNSIATERARLETIQRLKFDNDDVTKAELEATLCTARDATNLANRERQKWRERLNELQIEKQKIKEKENALTLRARELEDLTQSALEKREEGLRALKEAHHLDEQHKAYFGQLQMQSEALAQRENKLAAEKLALARERLALRMNQPEKPEKDTGGSEFHTEQHSQYALQFNNFHDSQIITTHFKDIVDPRLVLLKLGLDNELDVTDDCLGTV; translated from the exons ATGGATGCCCTGGACGACCTGGAGGACGATTTATTTGGGACGTTATTAGGGAGGAAAAATTCTTCTGCTGGACcagaaatttcgaaatctAACACACAAGCCACTTCTGGTATAAAGAAGAAAGTTGTGTTTCATG ACTTTAATGAAGATGATCCATTGGGGGATCTGCTCTCAGAGGAGGAAGACTCCCAGCCCAATACTGGTGCCAATATAAAAGGAAGTATCATGTCAGATTTATTTGGTATAAAAGGAAATGATGCTTTGGAATTAAACACTCACCAAAACAAATCTCAACCGAAGATAATTTCATCAGTCGACAatgtagcagcagcagctgaCAAATTATCAGCAAAGTCAGGTGATCAGAGTGGACCATCAATTTCTGCTCCAACTGAAATCACACAGGAGATACGCAAAGCTATCCCCCTTCCACGAAGTAATATACTTACCAATAATGCAGTAGCAACCAGCACTACTGATAGATCTGGTAAAGCTGGGGACAAGTCGAAAAAATCATATCTGATGGAGGATCTGTTTGGTAACAGAGAGAAGGATAAGGTTCCACTTAAAGATACGACTGTTGCCGGATTAGATATATCAGAGATTCAAAAAAAGTCTGAGCAGTTGTCAAAACCAAATTCCATAGGATACGCGCCTACCCTTTCTGCTCCCAGGGAATCTCGCAGAAGTAGGAGAAGCTCTGGCGGGATTATAGATCCTCTTGGGATGTTTTCTTCCCCAACTTTGGCATCCGAGACATCTACGGTACAGAATACCGAG GTAACCGCATCGAAATTGGATTACCCATCATCCTCTGGACTAAAGGATGCTAGAACGATAGTTGGTGAATCTGTTAAAAGCAATCCAGAGTTACCATCCGATGATTTACCTGAGTGGCTAGGTGGTTCGAAAAAGTTTAGCAAAAACGTTACGCCGGCCATAACTAAGTCTGGGGACAAAACTTTGAATACTGCTCACGCATTAGACACATCACGCGATCAAGGAGTTGAGAATCCTGAAGATCTTCCAACTCAATCAAGCTTGGatcatttacaaaattatcCTGAACATTTGTCGTTGATGACTGGCATTCAATTCGATCAGCAGGCAACAATGTTATCTCTGCAACAACAGGAGCATGAGTTGAGGACAGCAGTGACGTTGTCTCGACAAAGTGAGCAGTTAAATAAGATGATTGAAAGCCAAAGAGGAAGGCTTAATGATCAAGAGAAACAGTTTAGTCTACTCATAAAACGTCAAATTGACCGACAAGAATTGCTTGAGGCACAAATGAAGGCACAGCAAGATCGTATAAATAGCCACCTTCAG gcaTTGTTAGCACAACCTATTTCTGTCCCCTTCATGCCACCAACGATTCAGAATAACGATTTAAATAAAGGCAgtgatgaaaacaaaaaagatcaGAACACATTAGAAGTAATTATTCGTAAATTAGAAACCGAGAAACttgactttgaaaatattattgataaattaaaaGATCAGCATTCAAAAGAAATCAGAATAATTGAAGAGTCTTATAT GCGGCAAATAGAAATAATGAATGAAGGATCAGTGAGATTAGAGAAGCGCTTGCGCCAGGATGTAGAATCGGCAGAAGCTGATTATGGGGCTAAAATACAGAAGATGAAAGAAGAGCAGGAAAGTCTGAAAATAGCACATGGTGAGGAATTAGAAAACCTTAAG atGGAACACATAAAACAAATACAAGAAATAAGAAACCAGCAACATCGTAATATACAGCTGGTACAAAATGAGTATATAGAAACTATTCAAAACATCAGTAAGGCCAAAGAGATTGAACAACAAACTATAAATAGTGCCACCATTCAGACTGCAGCTCTTAGTGACACACTGCAAGTcatgaaaaatacaattagTGAGATTGAggagttgaaaattaaactcGAAAATAGTATGGATGAAAGTAACAAAGCCAAGGAATATATTCTAAAGCAGCATATTGACGAAATAAAAG aTTTGAAAGAGCATTTAAAGAAACAACATGAAGCTCTAGAAGTAGATCGTAAGGACTTGGCTGAAGCCCTGCGGCATTTGGATGGTGGAACTGTACGTTTGATATCTGAATTTGATAAACATACTAAGGAAAATTTAGAGGCTGAAAACAGACTTAAAAGTAGAGAGGAAACACTTATTCGGGACAGAGAGTTGCTGGACCAGCATATTCAGTGGGAGCGCAATCATATACAA GTAATGAAAGAAACATGGATCAGAGAACAGGAGCGCCAGATTAAGCAACTCTCTGAAGAACGGAATAGCATCGCAACAGAGAGAGCAAGACTAGAAACAATTCAGAGATTAAAATTCGACAACGACGATGTAACCAAAGCTGAG CTTGAGGCTACTCTTTGCACAGCACGTGATGCCACTAATTTGGCCAACCGAGAAAGGCAGAAATGGAGAGAGAGGCTAAACGAACTTCAGATAGAAAAACAGAAGAtcaaggaaaaagaaaatgcttTAACACTCCGTGCCAGAGAACTCGAAGATTTGACTCAG TCTGCTTtagaaaaacgagaagaagGTCTTAGAGCATTGAAAGAAGCTCACCATCTTGATGAACAGCACAAGGCATACTTTGGTCAGCTACAAATGCAATCAGAAGCATTGGCACAAAGAGAAAACAAACTTGCAGCTGAAAAATTAGCTTTGGCAAG AGAAAGATTGGCATTGAGGATGAATCAACCAGAGAAACCTGAGAAAGATACAGGCGGGTCAGAGTTCCATACTGAACAGCACTCTCAATATGCCTTgcaattcaacaattttcacgattcccAAATAATTACAACACATTTTAAG GACATCGTAGATCCACGTTTGGTGCTATTAAAATTAGGTTTGGATAACGAGCTAGACGTGACTGATGACTGTCTAGGAACTGTGTAA
- the LOC124296985 gene encoding WEB family protein At4g27595, chloroplastic isoform X2, with protein sequence MDALDDLEDDLFGTLLGRKNSSAGPEISKSNTQATSDFNEDDPLGDLLSEEEDSQPNTGANIKGSIMSDLFGIKGNDALELNTHQNKSQPKIISSVDNVAAAADKLSAKSGDQSGPSISAPTEITQEIRKAIPLPRSNILTNNAVATSTTDRSGKAGDKSKKSYLMEDLFGNREKDKVPLKDTTVAGLDISEIQKKSEQLSKPNSIGYAPTLSAPRESRRSRRSSGGIIDPLGMFSSPTLASETSTVQNTEVTASKLDYPSSSGLKDARTIVGESVKSNPELPSDDLPEWLGGSKKFSKNVTPAITKSGDKTLNTAHALDTSRDQGVENPEDLPTQSSLDHLQNYPEHLSLMTGIQFDQQATMLSLQQQEHELRTAVTLSRQSEQLNKMIESQRGRLNDQEKQFSLLIKRQIDRQELLEAQMKAQQDRINSHLQALLAQPISVPFMPPTIQNNDLNKGSDENKKDQNTLEVIIRKLETEKLDFENIIDKLKDQHSKEIRIIEESYMRQIEIMNEGSVRLEKRLRQDVESAEADYGAKIQKMKEEQESLKIAHGEELENLKMEHIKQIQEIRNQQHRNIQLVQNEYIETIQNISKAKEIEQQTINSATIQTAALSDTLQVMKNTISEIEELKIKLENSMDESNKAKEYILKQHIDEIKDLKEHLKKQHEALEVDRKDLAEALRHLDGGTVRLISEFDKHTKENLEAENRLKSREETLIRDRELLDQHIQWERNHIQVMKETWIREQERQIKQLSEERNSIATERARLETIQRLKFDNDDVTKAELEATLCTARDATNLANRERQKWRERLNELQIEKQKIKEKENALTLRARELEDLTQSALEKREEGLRALKEAHHLDEQHKAYFGQLQMQSEALAQRENKLAAEKLALARYIRILGLENIERLALRMNQPEKPEKDTGGSEFHTEQHSQYALQFNNFHDSQIITTHFKDIVDPRLVLLKLGLDNELDVTDDCLGTV encoded by the exons ATGGATGCCCTGGACGACCTGGAGGACGATTTATTTGGGACGTTATTAGGGAGGAAAAATTCTTCTGCTGGACcagaaatttcgaaatctAACACACAAGCCACTTCTG ACTTTAATGAAGATGATCCATTGGGGGATCTGCTCTCAGAGGAGGAAGACTCCCAGCCCAATACTGGTGCCAATATAAAAGGAAGTATCATGTCAGATTTATTTGGTATAAAAGGAAATGATGCTTTGGAATTAAACACTCACCAAAACAAATCTCAACCGAAGATAATTTCATCAGTCGACAatgtagcagcagcagctgaCAAATTATCAGCAAAGTCAGGTGATCAGAGTGGACCATCAATTTCTGCTCCAACTGAAATCACACAGGAGATACGCAAAGCTATCCCCCTTCCACGAAGTAATATACTTACCAATAATGCAGTAGCAACCAGCACTACTGATAGATCTGGTAAAGCTGGGGACAAGTCGAAAAAATCATATCTGATGGAGGATCTGTTTGGTAACAGAGAGAAGGATAAGGTTCCACTTAAAGATACGACTGTTGCCGGATTAGATATATCAGAGATTCAAAAAAAGTCTGAGCAGTTGTCAAAACCAAATTCCATAGGATACGCGCCTACCCTTTCTGCTCCCAGGGAATCTCGCAGAAGTAGGAGAAGCTCTGGCGGGATTATAGATCCTCTTGGGATGTTTTCTTCCCCAACTTTGGCATCCGAGACATCTACGGTACAGAATACCGAG GTAACCGCATCGAAATTGGATTACCCATCATCCTCTGGACTAAAGGATGCTAGAACGATAGTTGGTGAATCTGTTAAAAGCAATCCAGAGTTACCATCCGATGATTTACCTGAGTGGCTAGGTGGTTCGAAAAAGTTTAGCAAAAACGTTACGCCGGCCATAACTAAGTCTGGGGACAAAACTTTGAATACTGCTCACGCATTAGACACATCACGCGATCAAGGAGTTGAGAATCCTGAAGATCTTCCAACTCAATCAAGCTTGGatcatttacaaaattatcCTGAACATTTGTCGTTGATGACTGGCATTCAATTCGATCAGCAGGCAACAATGTTATCTCTGCAACAACAGGAGCATGAGTTGAGGACAGCAGTGACGTTGTCTCGACAAAGTGAGCAGTTAAATAAGATGATTGAAAGCCAAAGAGGAAGGCTTAATGATCAAGAGAAACAGTTTAGTCTACTCATAAAACGTCAAATTGACCGACAAGAATTGCTTGAGGCACAAATGAAGGCACAGCAAGATCGTATAAATAGCCACCTTCAG gcaTTGTTAGCACAACCTATTTCTGTCCCCTTCATGCCACCAACGATTCAGAATAACGATTTAAATAAAGGCAgtgatgaaaacaaaaaagatcaGAACACATTAGAAGTAATTATTCGTAAATTAGAAACCGAGAAACttgactttgaaaatattattgataaattaaaaGATCAGCATTCAAAAGAAATCAGAATAATTGAAGAGTCTTATAT GCGGCAAATAGAAATAATGAATGAAGGATCAGTGAGATTAGAGAAGCGCTTGCGCCAGGATGTAGAATCGGCAGAAGCTGATTATGGGGCTAAAATACAGAAGATGAAAGAAGAGCAGGAAAGTCTGAAAATAGCACATGGTGAGGAATTAGAAAACCTTAAG atGGAACACATAAAACAAATACAAGAAATAAGAAACCAGCAACATCGTAATATACAGCTGGTACAAAATGAGTATATAGAAACTATTCAAAACATCAGTAAGGCCAAAGAGATTGAACAACAAACTATAAATAGTGCCACCATTCAGACTGCAGCTCTTAGTGACACACTGCAAGTcatgaaaaatacaattagTGAGATTGAggagttgaaaattaaactcGAAAATAGTATGGATGAAAGTAACAAAGCCAAGGAATATATTCTAAAGCAGCATATTGACGAAATAAAAG aTTTGAAAGAGCATTTAAAGAAACAACATGAAGCTCTAGAAGTAGATCGTAAGGACTTGGCTGAAGCCCTGCGGCATTTGGATGGTGGAACTGTACGTTTGATATCTGAATTTGATAAACATACTAAGGAAAATTTAGAGGCTGAAAACAGACTTAAAAGTAGAGAGGAAACACTTATTCGGGACAGAGAGTTGCTGGACCAGCATATTCAGTGGGAGCGCAATCATATACAA GTAATGAAAGAAACATGGATCAGAGAACAGGAGCGCCAGATTAAGCAACTCTCTGAAGAACGGAATAGCATCGCAACAGAGAGAGCAAGACTAGAAACAATTCAGAGATTAAAATTCGACAACGACGATGTAACCAAAGCTGAG CTTGAGGCTACTCTTTGCACAGCACGTGATGCCACTAATTTGGCCAACCGAGAAAGGCAGAAATGGAGAGAGAGGCTAAACGAACTTCAGATAGAAAAACAGAAGAtcaaggaaaaagaaaatgcttTAACACTCCGTGCCAGAGAACTCGAAGATTTGACTCAG TCTGCTTtagaaaaacgagaagaagGTCTTAGAGCATTGAAAGAAGCTCACCATCTTGATGAACAGCACAAGGCATACTTTGGTCAGCTACAAATGCAATCAGAAGCATTGGCACAAAGAGAAAACAAACTTGCAGCTGAAAAATTAGCTTTGGCAAGGTATATACGGATTTTGGGGCTAGAAAACAT AGAAAGATTGGCATTGAGGATGAATCAACCAGAGAAACCTGAGAAAGATACAGGCGGGTCAGAGTTCCATACTGAACAGCACTCTCAATATGCCTTgcaattcaacaattttcacgattcccAAATAATTACAACACATTTTAAG GACATCGTAGATCCACGTTTGGTGCTATTAAAATTAGGTTTGGATAACGAGCTAGACGTGACTGATGACTGTCTAGGAACTGTGTAA
- the LOC124296994 gene encoding uncharacterized protein LOC124296994, whose protein sequence is MEVADQNPDLVINLLCRHRELENDNDLHRETLIKIEQNVKLKELQSLHDRQLQIKENINKNLKSIVMQKHGLQKVIDGSKDNAPKLPVTYKYKQEAINFVSDAINFVNKFSEIQKSIEPENEVDVNQIYKKINTYGESVNQELSRCKIRVDQVGTFRENTEIITNHCLLPCDEDPGL, encoded by the exons atggaAGTCGCAGATCAAAATCCAGATTTAGTGATAAACTTGCTGTGCCGTCACCGAGAGTTAGAGAATGACAATGACTTGCATCGCGAGACTCTTATCAAGATTGAACAAAATGTAAAACTGAAGGAACTGCAAAGTTTACACG ACAGACAGCTCCAAATCAAAgagaatattaataaaaatttaaaaagtatTGTTATGCAGAAGCATGGATTGCAAAAAGTCATTGATGGCTCAAAAGACAATGCACCTAAGTTGCCAGTTACGTACAAATATAAACA AGAAGCTATCAACTTCGTATCTGACGCCATTAATTTTGTCAACAAATTTTCGGAGATTCAAAAATCTATTGAGCCAGAAAATGAAGTAGACGTAAACCAAATCTATAAGAAAATT AACACATATGGTGAGTCTGTGAATCAAGAATTGAGCCGGTGTAAAATTCGCGTTGATCAAGTAGGAACATTTAGGGAGAACACGGAGATAATAACAAACCACTGCCTTCTCCCTTGCG ATGAGGATCCAGGCTTGTAG
- the LOC124296995 gene encoding NHP2-like protein 1 homolog, with amino-acid sequence MTDQVNPKAYPLADATLTAKILNLVQQAMNYKQLRKGANEATKTLNRGLSEFIVMAADAEPLEILLHLPLLCEDKNVPYVFVRSKQALGRACGVSRPVVACSVTVNEGSQLKPQILAIQQEIERLLV; translated from the exons atg ACCGATCAGGTGAACCCGAAAGCATACCCGCTGGCCGATGCTACTCTGACAGCAAAGATCTTGAATTTGGTTCAACAAGCAATGAACTACAAGCAGCTTCGCAAAGGAGCAAACGAAGCTACAAAGACTCTTAATCGAGGTCTATCAGAGTTTATCGTGATGGCTGCAGATGCAGAACCTCTGGAGATCCTACTCCACCTTCCGCTACTCTGCGAAGACAAGAATGTTCCCTATGTCTTTGTTCGTAGCAAGCAAGCTCTCGGACGAGCTTGCGGAGTTTCCAGACCTGTGGTTGCTTGCTCGGTAACAGTAAATGAAGGATCTCAACTTAAGCCACAGATTTTGGCTATCCAACAAGAAATCGAACGGCTATTAGTGTAA